A stretch of DNA from Odontesthes bonariensis isolate fOdoBon6 chromosome 5, fOdoBon6.hap1, whole genome shotgun sequence:
TTTCCTGAATAAAAGCATAGCCCTTTCTGCAGATAGAAGAGTTTTGTTTGTAGatgaaaacaaactgtaaaatgtaaataaattgaACACAATCATATTGTATCACAACGTTTTTTTAATAAAGGATCAATATCATTGTCGAATATGGTAATGCAGTGGCGTGCTGGCTTCTCATGGCAGAGGGTCGGCGGCCTTCTGACAGATCCGTGGATACACAAAGTCACAGGGAACATCGTACCACCTCTGAGTGTAGCTGTCCACCACCACACAGTCCTCTCCGTCCGGCCCACCGGACTCATTGTTGTCTGGTTCGGACTTTTCCACGTTCCAAAATCTTTTCAGAAAGgattgaagaaaaaaatcattgagTGAGCATCTGTGCTGTTTTCCAAGTTAAGTTTTCATTCAACATTCAGTCCACAAACTGGAGTGTCTTAAATAGcagtgaaatttaaaaaaagaaaaaaaaaacttgtctgTCTAATGAAGCTGGCAAGAATAACTACTGATGCAAACTTAAATCAACTTTAATTCTGTATGTGAGAGGGAATCTTTGCACACTACAATAATGGTCGCGcagccatttttattttgtgttaataACCGCGCATTCACACCGTCAGAGTAAGCCAGGTTTTCCACCAAGCAGGCAGACTGGCCCATGTCACATAATCAGTCCAGCACTTAGGTTCAGATTGAAATATCTCAACATCTATTTGATTAATTGCTTTAAAATTTTGCACAAATAGCTACAGACTCTGCAGCATGACTCTCAAGCACCACCATGAGGTTTGGGGAGGAAATGCCTGAATCCCTTATGAATGGATTATTAAAAGACTTTGATCAAGTCCTCACCTTGACAAGGTAGAAATTAACTGATGGTCAAATTTTTATGAATTGGTCCTTTACTCAGCATCTGCTCAACAAAGTCAACTTAAACGCAGAAATAATCTTGAACGCATATGTTTGTATTTGTCGATGCTGATCCTCATGTCCAGCTGCACTTCATGCGTTTTCAAAACAATAAGCTTTATTGTAATTGTACCTTTGTGAACATGCACAATGCTTGCGCTCAGTGTGAGTGAGACCAACATAAAAGCTCTGTAACATTCGGGCCTCCACTGAAGGTTATAAATCCTCTAACACTCTTGCTGTGTGAGTGAGTCAGTGTTGCATCATTAAGTCCTTGAATTCAGATTCAGCGCCTTGTTTTGCACATACGTATGAGCTTTTTTGTTGATATAGaacgtatttgttgtttttatgttgtctTATTGTGAGAGTGTCAAAGTTAGGATGAGTAATAACTCACCTTAAGAGCGCAAACAATATACGTGATgtacatgtttttatttaaaactgaAGCTAGTTGcttggattattttgatttgTTTGCACAACTGTAGCCTCACTGTTTATAGTTCCTGTACAATTTGATAAGTCTGTCAACCCTGATGAACTGCAAGTAAAGGTCGTAAATAGATTCTACTCAGGAAGAAccaaaataaatagatattttcTATCCTTTGTGTGTCCGAACCTGCCATTTTCTTCAAAGAGCGTGTATAATTaacatgaaaaatgatttttgttttcaaaattTGTTTCCTccaaatgaaattaaatgagagcaCAAATGGATGATGTCCAGACCTAAGGAGATTATTTTGGTTTCAATACTTACGAAACATTGAGCTTTGAGTTATCCACCCATTTCCATTCTCCTTCATTCTCAACATCACTCAGTCCAATCCAGTAGTTTGTGTATAGACCTCCAATCCTCCTGCCTTCTTTTTCCACAGCTTCCTAAAAATGTGTTGCATCCAAGTTAATGCCTCCATCTGAATGATAAAATACTCAAAATAAATGCTCCAACAGTACACAGAGACACTTACATGCTGTTCCCTGGTGGTCAAGATGGCAAGTTGGGCGTCCATCTTCTTACATGCATCAGCACCGGCCGACTGACTCTGTCTGTCAGTGCTGAGGTGGAAGCACTGATCCTCCACCTGAAGCCATCCATCAGGACACTCTGTGCATCTGATTGCTggtaaaacaaaaactaatcAATGGAAGCTGTTTGTAGAACAACATATATGAACAAACACTACAATATCATTCATCTGTTGGTGCCTGAATGAGGAGCATACAGTACCTGAAGCTGAGCAGTTGAGTGCCAGGCTGGAGTATTTATTACACAGGAGCTTGTATTGATCCTTCATCAAGGCTAGCCTCACTTTGAAATAGGCAGCGTCTCCGTCTGGAGCCTGACAGGAGACTTGAGAGACCAAGAGGCCAAGCAGAACACCGAGGACAGCGCCTGATGACAGGGAGCAGATGCAGCATTAGTGCACAATCATACACACAGCTCAGACAGTTGAAGAGTGTCTTACCTTTATTCTTGATTAGATTCATCATGTCTGTCAGCTAGCTGAAGATCGCAAACGTCTGTGTGCTCCCTCTGCGCTCTGTGGATGTTTTATAGAGCACTTTATGTACTAAAGAGACAGGAGAGGAAAGTACAGATTGCACAAATGTACCAAACAGATTGTAGTCTTCTTGATCATCAAAGCACGTAAACGCATGTGGTGCAATATTGTTTAGCCAAACTGCTGATGACCTGCCATGCGGGGTTAGATCAGTGGCTATCAAACTTGCTCTGGCATGACCAACTCCCTTTCAGAAAAGCATGTGCTTTTTATAACCAACCATTAACAATAACAGGGAAATTAATTAGAAAAAAGCTTAAACTCAACTCAGCTCAGACTCTTGTTTATTTTCTCTACATAAATCATATTAATTCAATCAACATTTTAATCCTGGTCATCCAAACTCCCCCTGCAGCAGCTCTTCCGCTTAAACAAATATTTGATGATGGACGTAGATTTGATGTTATTTACCATTAAAGAGCAAAGTCCCCTCTCTGTCCCAATCATTTGATTAAAAATTGGTAGAGATGGATGCTTTTAAAGTGTGACTCAGCACTGACTGACTATTTGTGTTTAAAGTTATTTGTATTCTCTTCATAAGGAGAGCAGCTGCAACAATATCACCTCTACACACCATGCACCAGATGCCTGTTTTCCTCCAACAGACtctcaattatttttttcttggcaGCATATTCCCACTAACATTGGCAGCTCTTCTGCTCCACGAGGTTCTGTTATTTAAACCACATTAATCGAAGCAGGAAAAGGAGGTTTAGTATTTATCTATGTGCCAGTGATGTGTAAGAATTGTGGCTGCATGTCACCAGTAAAATCTTATTATCTGCATTTCTGTACTTTCCTCTTGATTCAAAGCCAAACTCTCTTAAAACACACAGCCCCCAGCTGCTTTCCCATCacagccttttttttaaagtcaatgTCAGGAATTTTAGGGTACTTGGTGTCTCTTTACCCTGCACTTAAAAACAGCCTGAGTCATCCAGCACATATCTGAGTCATCCCACCAAAGCTGGGAAGTGAGGAAAATACTTGGGTTAAGCAATACAGGTTAAGCAATGACAGAAACATCACAGCGACGTGGAGAAATCCTCCCATTTTCTGGAAGAATTCAACAGAAACCTGGATTTATACGTTCAGAGGCACAGCCTTATCCGACTGCACAGCACCTCTCTGAGAATATTTGTTTAACACTGAAGTGGTGATGCAGGCAGGGCAGTGTGCCGCGATAAATCAACCAGCAGGGACAAATTTAATTTCAAGGAGAAATATTGCTGCTCGGGATCAGAGATACCAAAGTCTTTAAGGAGTAGAGGAGGCGCAGAACAAGAGAGGGAGTGTTAACAAGGAAACAACAGACATGGAGGAGGGAGACAACTACAACAGCCTGCAGGAGTTCACAGAGGAATCAACACCTGGAGGGAACAGGCTCATCCTCCAACACGCCAACGGTACTTTGTGTGTCAGTGTGGCAACAGACAGAAATACTTAATTCAGAGTCGGATGTGTTGCCATTAGGCAGATTTAAGACGACAATCTGCAGATAAAACCGATATAAGATATAAGTTGGTGGGCTGTTTGATGATTACGTAATCgatgtttaaaaaatgtttttgtgttaatGTATGTTGATGCTTTAGCAAATTGTTTTGCGACTTTTTGGCCCACGACAGGTTTCCCTATAGAACAATAaagaatatta
This window harbors:
- the LOC142380198 gene encoding CD209 antigen-like protein C, with amino-acid sequence MMNLIKNKGAVLGVLLGLLVSQVSCQAPDGDAAYFKVRLALMKDQYKLLCNKYSSLALNCSASAIRCTECPDGWLQVEDQCFHLSTDRQSQSAGADACKKMDAQLAILTTREQHEAVEKEGRRIGGLYTNYWIGLSDVENEGEWKWVDNSKLNVSFWNVEKSEPDNNESGGPDGEDCVVVDSYTQRWYDVPCDFVYPRICQKAADPLP